Proteins encoded together in one Streptomyces sp. TLI_171 window:
- a CDS encoding gamma-glutamylcyclotransferase encodes MSLYAAYATNLDARQMSRRAPHSPLRGTGWLPGWRLTFGGEHLGWEGSLATVVEDEKEQVFVSLYDVAPMDEEGLDRWEGVQLGIYRKVRLRAQTLDGEVAVWTYVLNDYEGGLPAARYLGLIADAAESAGAPDDYVLDLRRRPC; translated from the coding sequence ATGTCGCTCTACGCCGCCTACGCCACCAACCTCGACGCCCGGCAGATGAGCCGCCGCGCCCCGCACTCCCCGCTGCGCGGCACCGGCTGGCTGCCCGGCTGGCGGCTCACCTTCGGCGGCGAACACCTGGGCTGGGAGGGCTCGCTGGCCACCGTGGTGGAGGACGAGAAGGAGCAGGTCTTCGTCTCGCTCTACGACGTCGCGCCGATGGACGAGGAGGGCCTGGACCGCTGGGAGGGCGTGCAGCTCGGCATCTACCGCAAGGTCAGGCTGCGCGCGCAGACCCTGGACGGCGAGGTCGCGGTCTGGACGTACGTGCTCAACGACTACGAGGGCGGACTGCCCGCGGCCCGCTACCTCGGGCTGATCGCGGACGCCGCGGAGAGCGCCGGCGCGCCCGACGACTACGTGCTGGACCTGCGCCGCCGACCCTGCTGA
- a CDS encoding purine-nucleoside phosphorylase, with product MNASPQTAVSADPYAAARAAADRLRELTGAERHDVALVMGSGWVPAADALGETLAEFPVTDLPGFPAPAVAGHAGKIRSVRMSGERRALVFLGRNHYYEGHGVATVVHGVRTAAAAGCRTIVLTNGCGGLREGWVPGQPVLISDHINLTADSPIVGANFVDLTDLYSKRLRTLCREVDPSLDEAVYVQFRGPHYETPAEVNMARVIGGELVGMSTTLEAIAAREAGAEVLGISLVTNLAAGITGEPLNHAEVLEAGKASAERMGALLAKVLERI from the coding sequence GTGAACGCATCTCCTCAGACGGCCGTCTCCGCCGACCCCTACGCCGCTGCCCGGGCCGCCGCCGACCGGCTGCGCGAACTCACCGGCGCCGAGCGCCACGACGTCGCCCTGGTGATGGGCTCCGGCTGGGTGCCGGCCGCCGACGCGCTCGGCGAGACGCTGGCCGAGTTCCCGGTCACCGACCTGCCCGGCTTCCCCGCCCCCGCGGTGGCCGGCCACGCCGGCAAGATCCGCTCGGTGCGGATGTCCGGCGAGCGCCGCGCCCTGGTCTTCCTCGGCCGCAACCACTACTACGAGGGCCACGGCGTGGCCACCGTGGTGCACGGCGTGCGCACCGCCGCCGCGGCCGGCTGCCGGACCATCGTGCTCACCAACGGCTGCGGCGGTCTGCGCGAGGGCTGGGTCCCCGGCCAGCCCGTGCTGATCAGCGACCACATCAACCTGACCGCGGACTCCCCGATCGTCGGCGCCAACTTCGTCGACCTCACCGACCTGTACTCCAAGCGCCTGCGCACCCTGTGCCGCGAGGTCGACCCGTCCCTCGACGAGGCCGTCTACGTGCAGTTCCGCGGCCCGCACTACGAGACCCCGGCCGAGGTCAACATGGCCCGGGTGATCGGCGGCGAGCTGGTCGGCATGTCCACCACCCTGGAGGCCATCGCCGCCCGCGAGGCCGGCGCCGAGGTGCTGGGCATCTCGCTGGTCACCAACCTGGCCGCGGGCATCACCGGCGAGCCGCTCAACCACGCCGAGGT